CTTCATGGACTATGTCAATCAGCTTATCCTGACTGGCGAAATTAACGATGTTGGCTCAGCGATTATGACCAATGCTCCGAGCAGTTACCGTGCGGGAATTGAATTAACCGGAGGTTGGCGAATTTGCAAGTCGCTCAGGTGGGATGCCAATGCTACTTTTAGCCGGAATAAGATTAAAAATTTTACCGAATATGTTGATGATGCAGACAACTATCCCCAGCAGATTTCCAACTACCTCGGAACAACCGACATTGCTTTTTCTCCGGATGTCGTAGCGGGAAGTAAAATCAGCTGGCAACCAACAAAGCCGCTTTCGGTGAACTTCTCGTCCCACTATGTTGGGAAACAATACATCGACAACACTTCGTCTGAAAACCGGAAACTGGATGCTTACTTTTTCAGTAACCTGAAAGCTGACTATCACATCCCGACGAGCCTTTTCAAAGAGTTAACCTTATCGGTTATGGTGAACAACATCTTTAACGCGATGTACTCAAGCAACGCGTGGGTTTACTCCTATTACGAAAATGGTGTAAGAAAGAAGATGGATGGATATTATCCGCAGGCAGGTATTAATTACCTGGTCGGAATTCGAGCCAGATTCTAGAATCTGAGGTAAAAAAGGAAATAAAAAAACCCGCTCAAGGCGGGTTTTTATTTTTTAGTCTTGATTGCCGTCACCAATGACAGCCTGAATACCTTCGTTTGTCAATACAAACTCTTTGTCTTCCTTAATGCAGAAACCTTTCTTCACATTCTTGTTCAGACAGTCGCTGGCATTAGAAAGCTTTGGAATTCCGGCTGCTTTCAATTTCTTGGAGATCATCGGTGTAGAGAATTTCTGGGTTCCCTGTGAGTGCAGATAGACTGCAGTCGCCAAAAATTTCCGCACCTGATTGTTATCGGCTTTTTTCTCTTTCAGGTAATCCAATAACGGATCACTTGATACAGGTTTTTTCGCCTTCACTTCACGCGGTTTGCGACCACGACGTGCAACAGGACGAGCCTCTTCGGCTGCCACTTCTCCAACTTCTTCCCCTGCAGAAGCTGCTGCAACCTCGCCTCCTAAACTTAATAATCCAGGAGCGCGATCGAGAATACGTCCTAATTGTACTTCCACCCATTCCTTTTCACCCTCGCACGAGAAACGGAATGAACCTAATGTTAATTCAATTTTTGAGTCGGCCATTTTTTAGAATTTTAAATATGCTGCTATCAGAAATGTGATAGTATTCAGAATACTATCGAGCCAAAATTACAACACTTATAGCTATGTTGCAAGCAATTTATTTTCAATGTTCGATTATAATAGCATTTATAACATATTTTAAAGCATGCTTGTTCAAATCGAATATAAGATTGAAAACCAATAACAAATACCAAGGACCTTCCTCTTTACTCAACGCATACATAGCCACAAAAGCGTCAAAAGGCAGCTATTTTCTATAACTCAGGCACTAGTTATCCTCCATTTGGTTCAGGATGTTTTCTACTTCTTCCTCCGTCTGGTGTAACCGATCTTTGCACACCTTAATCAGATAGGATACTCTTTTTACCTTATCGGAAAGCTCATCCACATCAAGTTCTTCACTTTCCATCTGCTCGAGTATCTCTTCTATCTCATTGACAGCCTCTTTGTATGAGATCTTTTTCTTTGTCATGACTGATTTATTTTTTTGATGATTTATTTTCTTTATTTAAAACACGACTGGTAAATGTGCCGTCTTTCAACAACGTACGAACTTCGTCGCCTTCTTGTAATTGCGCTGTTTCTTTCAACGCTTTTCCGTTATGATAAGTAATCGAATAGCCTCGCTTCAGAATATTCAAAGGATTCAACAACTCCTTTCTCTTTTCTGCAAGTAACAAATGGTTCTTTTCAGCAGAAAAACGATTTTTCGATTGTCTCTTAAGCTTTTCCAACATGGCATTCATTCGCGATCTTCCTTCCTCCATCTGATGTGCTGAAGCCCGACTGATATAATGAAGGTACTCATCCAATTTGTTCCGGTTATCATGTATGAACCGTCCGGATAATTCCTTTATCTCATCTTTTTTCCGGGATAACCGGTATTCGTTATTCCGCAAAACCTCACTGACAGAACTTTCCAGCTGCCAGCCATAACGGCTTAGCTTCTTTTGCCGGTTAAACAACAACTGCTGAACCACAGGCTTCAGGGTTTTAACAGCACTATCGAGCCGCTGCCGAGATTCTGCCAAAATATTCTCCACGGAATTGACAAACTCCTGTTGCAATTCATCCAGGTGGACATCAAACTGCATGACTCCGGCAATCAGAAATTCGGCTACAGCTGTCGGTGTTTTCATGCGCGTATGCGCTACCATATCGCTGATGGTATCATCCTTTTCATGCCCTATACCGGTTATCACCGGAAGGGGAAACTGCGTGATATGAAAGGCCAGTTCGTAATCGTCGAAACAACTTAAGTCGAGCTGTGAACCTCCCCCGCGAATGATCACCACGACGTCGAAGAAGTCTTCGTACAGGTAAATATGCTCCAGTGCAGCAATAATTGACTCTTTGGCCTGGTTCCCCTGCATCAGGGCCGGAAAAAGATGCGTGTAAAAACGGTAACCGTAAGCATTGTTATTCAATTGATTCTGAAAATCCTGATAACCCGCCGCCGTCGATGAAGAAATGACCGCAATTTTCTGCGGAACCATGGGTAATTCCAGCTCTTTGTTCATCTCAAATACGCCCTCGTCCTTCAACCGGTTGACTACTTCAAGCCGTTTCCGGGCCATGTCGCCCAGTGTATAAGTTGGGTCAATATCCCGAATATTCAGGCTGAAACCATACAGCGGATGAAACTCAACGGTGGCATTCACCAGTACCTTCATTCCTTCCGAAAGTGGTTGTCCCGCCGTTGTCTCAAAGAAGGGCCGAAGCATCCGGAATGTATACGACCAAATGGTTCCACGGGCCTGTGCCAGAACTTCATCAGAATCTTCATCCTTTTCAACGAGCACCATGTAGCAGTGTCCGCTCCGATTGACTTTCATCTCGGATATCTCTGCAATTACCCAGACTGCTGTCGGGAAAGCGTCCTGAAGAACTCCTTTTACCCGATTATTTAGTTCAGATAGTCGTAATTTATTTTCAATTGATGAAGCCATGTACACCTTACTTCTTTATGAGTTTATGGTTCTCCGTTACTCCTTTTGTAATCACCTGCAGAAAGTACAAACCTGACGGCAGTGAACCCGGATTTAACCATTGGATTCTGCCTGACAAACGTTCTTCTTTCAAAATTGTTCCTGTGCCGTTAAGCAATATACAGGTAGCCGAAGTATCATCCAATAGCCCCGGCCCCTGGTACTCCAACCGTATGTTGTTCACAAAGGGATTGGGAGATACTTTCCATTGCTTTTCTGATTTATCTTTAGTTACCGTCTCCTGCAAAAGTAACGACGCCTTCTCGAAATCGGGAATACCATATCCCAGGTAATTATCCGGCAAATCGTACTGACTGGCACTTTGGATAACGGCATCGATTATTTCTGCCGATGTTTTTTCCGGATATTTCTGCCACAAACAGGTAGTCAGGCCGGCGACAAGCGGAGAAGCAAATGAGGTTCCGTTTGACGTGCCGATCTCATTTGGATATTTCTGAATCCATGCATCCCATCCGCAGGCAGCCACTTCCGGCTTAATGCGACCGTCAGCCGAAGGACCGATGGAGCTGAATCTTGCCCTCTCCCCTGCTATATTGACCGCCGCCATGCTCAAAATTTCGTTTGCATCGGCCGGCGCAATGATGTGCTGCCATGCATTATCTCCTTCATTTCCGGCACTGACGCAAACAATCATTCCTTTCTTTTCGGCCAGTTCCACAGCCCGCGTAATCATCAATGTTTTTCCGTCAAGCTCATCATAGCTTAGGTTATCCGCCGGATCATCGAAAATAAAGTAGCCCAGCGAAGCATTGATAACGTCGGCTCCGATGCTGTCCCCCAGTTCCAAACCAGCAATATAGTTGTCCATCTCAACCGGGTATTCCGAATTCTCATCTTCTGTCCGAATGAGATAATAACTCGCATCCGGTGCTGTTCCAATCAATGTGCCGGGCGAATTCGCCGCCATAAGCGAAAGAACATTCATGCCATGCTGATATTCCTGGAAAACATCGGATTGGGGATTGACAAAATCACGGGTTCCCAGCATTCTGTTTTGAAAGAAAAGTGAGTCGAATACAGTCAGCTGATTCGCAGCACGGAAACCGGCATCAAGAATTGCGATCAGCATGCCTTGTCCTTTAAAACCATTTTCGTGCAGAATTTTCCCGTTCAACTGCGCTACCTGCTCGCTGGAATAGCCATAAGTGTCGTCAGGTTCGCTTTGTGCACTTTTTGTCGCAGGCACTTTAATATCAACCCACTTACTTTCAGCACTTTTCAACACATTTTCCGGTCTGGTTAGTCTTATCGAACGAACAAAATTCCATTCCGAAACGCCGGCAGTATCTTCCGGAGACACAACCGCAACTGTTGCAAAATTGAACCAGCGGGAAGTGTACAAAACTTTAAATCCATGCTTCTTCAAACTATCGAGATAAACAGCAGAGACCGGCAAATCTTTTTCTTCTAACGGAATATGGTATCGGGTGCGACGCGAAAGCGCCCGTTCTGACAAAAAGTTCTCCGGATGCGACAAATCATAAGCCGAGCCAACTTTATCGGTAAATTCGATGCGATACCTTGCACCGGTACTTTGCGCATGAACCAACAAAGGGAAATACAATAATATGATTAGCCAGGCTAGTTTCATTCAGGAGCTTTTCAGTAAAATTAATTTTTCCGGACAATGAAACAGAATTTTCGTTCATTCTTCTTTGCTTGCAGTTAAAACATCCTTGCTAAATCGACTTTACCAACCTCCAATTTTATATTTTTGAGGAAAAGTGTTGTGATGAGTTACTGGCGAAAAGTGCGTGGATTTCTGTTTCCAACCCGTTATTTAGTATTTTGGGTGGCAGCTGTCGTTTTCCTGATAACGCGGTTGGCAATTCGCTTTCCGCAATTGACTGATGATTGGTATTCCCACAGACTCTATCCGGTTATTGCCACCGTCCTTTCGTTCTTCAGTCGTTTTGTACCTTTTTCGCTTTGGGACATCTTCTGGACAGCATTTGTGCTCGCTGCCATTGTTGTTATTCTTTTACTGATATTCCGGAAAATCAGGTTCACTACGACACTACGGAAGACCTTGCAGTTTCTGGTCATTCTTTACAGCTACTTCTACCTCGTTTGGGGCTTCAACTATTTCCGGCCTTCTATCGAGAACCGTCTTCATTTCCCTTCCGGGAAATTGCCGGATAGTCTCTTCATCAAAACACTGGATACTTTAATCGCCCAAACCAATGCATCGTGGATGGAAATGGACAGCCTGAAGAAAGCCGACATGAATACTGCTATTGAAGCTTCCTATAAGGCCAACGCTGACTTTTTACAAATTACTTATCCTAACGGTTACCGTCGGCCGAAAACGATGCTCTATTCAGGGTTATTTGCCAAATCAGGCGTGAGTGGTTATTTCGGGCCGTTTTTCAACGAAGTTCATATCAACGGGAAATTGTTGCCCACCGAATATCCGTTTGTGCTGGCGCACGAAAAAGCACATCAGTTTGGAATGGCACGGGAATCGGAAGCCAACTTCTGCGCTTATGTGGTTTGCAGCACGTCCTCAAATCCATATTTGCGGTACTCAGCCAATTTTAACCTTATACAATATTTTTTGGTCGATGCGCTTCCGCTGAAAAACTATCGCGATTACGTGAAGAAACTAAGGCCCGAAGTGGTTGCTGACATACGAGCCGAACAAAAATACTGGCGAGCGTTGCGAAATGAGAAGCTGGACCGAATACAAACGGCTGCCAACGACGCCTACCTG
This Prolixibacter sp. NT017 DNA region includes the following protein-coding sequences:
- the xseB gene encoding exodeoxyribonuclease VII small subunit; protein product: MTKKKISYKEAVNEIEEILEQMESEELDVDELSDKVKRVSYLIKVCKDRLHQTEEEVENILNQMEDN
- the xseA gene encoding exodeoxyribonuclease VII large subunit, with protein sequence MASSIENKLRLSELNNRVKGVLQDAFPTAVWVIAEISEMKVNRSGHCYMVLVEKDEDSDEVLAQARGTIWSYTFRMLRPFFETTAGQPLSEGMKVLVNATVEFHPLYGFSLNIRDIDPTYTLGDMARKRLEVVNRLKDEGVFEMNKELELPMVPQKIAVISSSTAAGYQDFQNQLNNNAYGYRFYTHLFPALMQGNQAKESIIAALEHIYLYEDFFDVVVIIRGGGSQLDLSCFDDYELAFHITQFPLPVITGIGHEKDDTISDMVAHTRMKTPTAVAEFLIAGVMQFDVHLDELQQEFVNSVENILAESRQRLDSAVKTLKPVVQQLLFNRQKKLSRYGWQLESSVSEVLRNNEYRLSRKKDEIKELSGRFIHDNRNKLDEYLHYISRASAHQMEEGRSRMNAMLEKLKRQSKNRFSAEKNHLLLAEKRKELLNPLNILKRGYSITYHNGKALKETAQLQEGDEVRTLLKDGTFTSRVLNKENKSSKK
- a CDS encoding S8 family serine peptidase: MKLAWLIILLYFPLLVHAQSTGARYRIEFTDKVGSAYDLSHPENFLSERALSRRTRYHIPLEEKDLPVSAVYLDSLKKHGFKVLYTSRWFNFATVAVVSPEDTAGVSEWNFVRSIRLTRPENVLKSAESKWVDIKVPATKSAQSEPDDTYGYSSEQVAQLNGKILHENGFKGQGMLIAILDAGFRAANQLTVFDSLFFQNRMLGTRDFVNPQSDVFQEYQHGMNVLSLMAANSPGTLIGTAPDASYYLIRTEDENSEYPVEMDNYIAGLELGDSIGADVINASLGYFIFDDPADNLSYDELDGKTLMITRAVELAEKKGMIVCVSAGNEGDNAWQHIIAPADANEILSMAAVNIAGERARFSSIGPSADGRIKPEVAACGWDAWIQKYPNEIGTSNGTSFASPLVAGLTTCLWQKYPEKTSAEIIDAVIQSASQYDLPDNYLGYGIPDFEKASLLLQETVTKDKSEKQWKVSPNPFVNNIRLEYQGPGLLDDTSATCILLNGTGTILKEERLSGRIQWLNPGSLPSGLYFLQVITKGVTENHKLIKK
- a CDS encoding DUF3810 domain-containing protein, yielding MRKSVVMSYWRKVRGFLFPTRYLVFWVAAVVFLITRLAIRFPQLTDDWYSHRLYPVIATVLSFFSRFVPFSLWDIFWTAFVLAAIVVILLLIFRKIRFTTTLRKTLQFLVILYSYFYLVWGFNYFRPSIENRLHFPSGKLPDSLFIKTLDTLIAQTNASWMEMDSLKKADMNTAIEASYKANADFLQITYPNGYRRPKTMLYSGLFAKSGVSGYFGPFFNEVHINGKLLPTEYPFVLAHEKAHQFGMARESEANFCAYVVCSTSSNPYLRYSANFNLIQYFLVDALPLKNYRDYVKKLRPEVVADIRAEQKYWRALRNEKLDRIQTAANDAYLKSNNIKQGTLNYNQVVELVLRWYEQKEKH